One stretch of Lacrimispora sphenoides DNA includes these proteins:
- a CDS encoding MurR/RpiR family transcriptional regulator, whose amino-acid sequence MQLHFPVLPEELTSADQKIIEYISSHTDVFLFMTIGQLSASLGLSDATVSRFARHVGCKDFKELKHVVIQQSTEHRPVQKIAAPLLQETEFTLQNWLLRQQHCLQKTLEQLDTSEFECAIRSIQEAKCIFIYAKNASFSLGQLLFFRLRRLGLSVVLLPSGGAEVLEGLAQAGAGDLVIMFNISRVSREGNMILKYQKIAAYHTLAFTSRLYVPDKQKADIQLYVYQGEEKEYHSMSAPIAVVDGLVVALSNRMGYESAQWFDRLRNRYADIN is encoded by the coding sequence ATGCAGCTGCATTTTCCGGTTTTGCCGGAAGAACTGACCAGCGCAGACCAAAAAATTATAGAATATATCAGCAGCCATACCGACGTATTTTTGTTTATGACCATCGGGCAGCTGTCAGCCTCTTTAGGACTGTCGGATGCAACGGTTTCCCGTTTTGCACGGCATGTGGGCTGCAAGGATTTTAAGGAGCTTAAGCATGTAGTAATACAGCAGAGTACGGAACATAGGCCGGTACAAAAAATAGCTGCACCGCTTTTGCAGGAGACGGAATTTACACTGCAAAATTGGCTCCTGCGGCAGCAGCATTGCTTACAAAAGACCCTGGAGCAGCTGGATACATCGGAGTTTGAGTGTGCTATTAGGTCGATTCAGGAGGCAAAGTGCATCTTTATTTATGCTAAAAATGCCTCATTCTCTCTGGGACAGCTTTTGTTTTTCCGCCTGCGCCGCCTTGGGCTTTCCGTGGTGCTTCTCCCATCCGGTGGAGCAGAGGTGCTTGAAGGTCTGGCACAGGCAGGAGCAGGAGACCTTGTCATCATGTTTAATATTTCCAGAGTTTCCCGGGAGGGGAATATGATTCTTAAGTATCAGAAAATAGCTGCTTACCATACGCTGGCCTTTACCAGCAGGCTATATGTACCGGATAAGCAAAAAGCTGATATACAGCTGTATGTTTACCAGGGTGAGGAAAAGGAATACCATTCCATGTCTGCCCCCATTGCTGTAGTAGATGGGCTGGTTGTGGCATTGTCGAATAGAATGGGATATGAATCTGCCCAATGGTTCGATAGACTCAGAAATAGGTACGCTGATATCAACTGA
- the pdxT gene encoding pyridoxal 5'-phosphate synthase glutaminase subunit PdxT: protein MRIGILALQGAFIEHEKMLAKLGADSFEIRQRADFTEEMDGLILPGGESTVMEKLMRESELKEPILQVIQRGLPVMGTCAGMILLAKTVIGGESHLACMDITVERNAYGRQLASFKTESEFGGIGIIPMVFIRAPYVANVGQGVEVLAKVDGKIVAVREKNMLACAFHPELTEDTTVHSHFLHLCR from the coding sequence ATGAGAATTGGTATACTTGCCTTGCAGGGCGCGTTTATAGAGCATGAAAAGATGCTGGCCAAATTGGGGGCAGACAGCTTTGAAATCCGGCAACGGGCAGATTTTACGGAAGAGATGGACGGCTTAATTTTGCCCGGCGGCGAAAGTACGGTGATGGAAAAGTTGATGCGGGAATCAGAATTAAAGGAGCCAATCCTTCAAGTGATTCAAAGAGGACTTCCTGTGATGGGTACTTGCGCCGGTATGATCCTGCTTGCGAAAACAGTTATCGGAGGAGAAAGCCATCTTGCCTGTATGGATATTACCGTGGAGCGCAACGCATACGGGAGGCAATTGGCCAGCTTCAAAACTGAATCGGAATTTGGCGGCATTGGAATCATTCCGATGGTGTTTATCCGTGCGCCATATGTTGCTAATGTTGGTCAGGGTGTGGAGGTTTTGGCAAAGGTTGACGGGAAAATCGTAGCTGTCCGGGAAAAGAATATGCTGGCTTGTGCTTTCCATCCAGAGTTGACGGAAGATACGACCGTTCATTCTCACTTTTTGCACTTGTGTAGATAA
- a CDS encoding MutS family DNA mismatch repair protein codes for MYQKYELEIRQRESEHEEYDKLANIVGRFKLIWIVMLGYTIYNAWTNHFPLKFIVLLLVEAVIFIIACIYHRKLFQRIAYEAGLIAIAKKNLCRMSGEWRTFDDIGEEFIDYNHSYAMDLDIVGRYSLFQLLNSTNTYYGRLRFAQDLLDPNYSQKDIQMRQESISELSNDYPWSSHLEYYFSKIGIDRSFPTLISELQCKNTFIKSKLLQRLLDIFRVLTCGSIIFSILTKNRYGILVASSLILFQLILWGIGFLKANRYVGIMRKIPYKILKYDDVIQEIVEKEFCSSRLNKIKSILHSAKEAIQDLSKISSNISQRQNGIACFFLNAVWLWDYKNAVDLDIWKRKHGDSVAMWFSAMGELESLLSLANLPRNCTVTGLPIISTQPNTIRAKNLGHPLLNNNNRVSNDLELDNNILIISGSNMSGKTTFMRTVGINMILASTGSYVCADHMTFSMMKVMTSMRIADALTEEISTFYAELKRIKEIIDAAQVNENLLFLIDEIFRGTNSVDRLKGAEGVLQKLHILGICGIITTHDLEVCKLESAYRRIKNYCFNEQYSNNDIIFDYKMKKGVSKTTNAQYLLKKVGII; via the coding sequence ATGTATCAAAAATACGAACTTGAAATACGACAAAGAGAATCAGAACACGAAGAATACGATAAATTAGCTAATATAGTAGGAAGATTCAAATTGATTTGGATCGTTATGTTAGGGTATACCATTTATAATGCATGGACAAACCATTTCCCATTAAAATTTATTGTATTGTTGTTAGTAGAAGCGGTCATTTTTATTATTGCTTGCATCTATCATAGAAAACTATTTCAACGTATCGCATATGAGGCGGGTCTTATTGCTATTGCAAAAAAGAACTTGTGCCGCATGTCAGGAGAATGGAGAACGTTCGATGACATTGGGGAAGAGTTTATTGATTACAACCATAGCTATGCAATGGATTTAGATATTGTTGGCAGGTATTCCTTGTTTCAGCTTTTGAACAGTACAAATACTTATTATGGAAGATTAAGGTTTGCTCAAGACTTGTTGGATCCTAATTATTCACAAAAAGATATACAAATGAGGCAAGAGTCTATTTCAGAATTGAGCAATGATTATCCTTGGAGTAGTCACTTAGAATATTACTTTTCAAAAATCGGTATAGATAGGTCATTTCCCACGCTTATTTCAGAATTGCAGTGTAAAAACACTTTCATCAAAAGTAAGCTTTTACAACGCTTGTTGGATATTTTCCGTGTACTCACTTGTGGGTCAATCATTTTTTCTATATTAACAAAGAACAGATACGGTATACTTGTTGCAAGCTCTCTGATTTTGTTTCAACTTATACTTTGGGGTATTGGCTTTCTTAAAGCTAATAGATATGTAGGAATAATGAGGAAAATCCCTTATAAAATATTAAAATATGATGATGTTATTCAGGAAATTGTGGAAAAGGAATTTTGTTCTTCTCGGTTAAATAAGATCAAATCAATTTTGCACTCGGCCAAAGAGGCAATACAAGATTTATCAAAGATATCAAGTAACATCAGTCAACGACAAAATGGAATTGCTTGTTTCTTTTTGAATGCTGTATGGCTATGGGATTATAAAAATGCCGTGGATTTAGATATCTGGAAACGTAAGCATGGTGATTCAGTGGCTATGTGGTTTTCCGCTATGGGAGAATTGGAAAGCTTGTTGAGTTTGGCAAATCTACCCCGTAACTGCACGGTTACTGGCCTTCCTATAATTTCCACACAGCCCAATACCATTAGAGCTAAAAATTTAGGACACCCCCTTTTAAACAATAATAATAGGGTTAGTAACGATTTGGAACTAGACAATAATATTCTAATTATTTCCGGCTCCAATATGTCTGGAAAAACCACATTTATGAGAACTGTGGGAATTAATATGATTTTAGCGAGTACAGGAAGTTATGTATGTGCAGATCATATGACATTTTCCATGATGAAAGTAATGACTTCTATGCGTATAGCGGATGCGTTAACAGAAGAAATTTCCACATTCTATGCGGAACTAAAGCGAATTAAAGAAATTATAGATGCAGCGCAGGTGAATGAGAATCTACTATTCCTGATTGATGAAATATTTCGAGGCACAAACTCTGTTGACAGGTTGAAAGGAGCCGAAGGTGTTCTACAAAAACTTCATATACTTGGAATATGCGGTATCATTACGACACATGATTTAGAGGTTTGTAAATTAGAAAGTGCATACCGGCGTATTAAAAATTATTGTTTTAATGAACAATATTCTAATAACGATATTATCTTTGATTATAAAATGAAAAAAGGAGTGTCGAAAACAACCAACGCACAATATCTTCTTAAAAAAGTTGGTATTATTTAA
- a CDS encoding winged helix-turn-helix domain-containing protein produces MITLTNKQARHFMLLKHGLLGDHKFNGKQGAFDFVRQTGCIQFDPVDSCGKNAELTLQSRVKGFTKQTLYELLYNDRMLVDYPDKNLSIIPTEDWPYFERYRNAAREGGRRFKELGELEANTKDYIQANGAVGSDSLPIKGSILWHSSIHWSGNWSGDTNASRAVLEQLYSTGELIIHHKKGSRKYYDLTHKYLPAELLDIPDPLPDEFEHQKWRILRRIGAVGLLWNRPSDAWLNIWGLKTPQRTEMFKELLDEGKILQVSVDGIKDILFCQAEDLSLIETVLQTDTYKPRCELIAPLDCMMWDRKLIRALFGFEYTWEIYTPADKRKYGFYVLPMLYGNSFIGRVEAVADIKKSTLVVKNIWYEDGIRQTKKLQAAVNGCMKRFAKFNECDVIDFAYLDV; encoded by the coding sequence ATGATCACTTTAACTAACAAACAGGCAAGGCATTTTATGCTTCTCAAACACGGGCTGCTGGGCGATCACAAATTTAACGGTAAGCAGGGCGCCTTTGATTTTGTGCGCCAGACAGGCTGTATTCAATTTGATCCGGTTGATTCCTGTGGAAAGAATGCGGAGCTTACCCTGCAGTCCCGTGTCAAAGGCTTTACAAAGCAAACGCTTTACGAGCTGTTGTATAACGACCGAATGCTTGTGGATTATCCTGATAAAAATCTTTCCATCATTCCCACAGAAGACTGGCCGTATTTTGAACGTTATCGGAATGCTGCACGAGAAGGAGGACGGCGTTTCAAAGAACTGGGGGAACTGGAAGCAAACACGAAGGATTACATCCAGGCAAACGGAGCGGTCGGCTCTGACAGCTTGCCCATAAAGGGCAGCATACTCTGGCACTCTTCCATTCATTGGAGCGGTAATTGGAGCGGCGATACCAATGCGTCACGGGCGGTGCTGGAGCAGTTATATTCTACCGGTGAGCTGATCATTCATCATAAGAAAGGCTCAAGAAAGTATTACGACCTCACCCATAAGTATTTGCCTGCCGAACTCCTCGACATTCCTGACCCTCTGCCGGATGAATTTGAGCATCAAAAATGGCGTATTCTTCGGCGGATAGGCGCAGTAGGGCTTCTATGGAATCGTCCTTCCGATGCTTGGTTAAATATTTGGGGGCTTAAAACTCCTCAAAGAACTGAAATGTTCAAAGAATTGCTTGACGAAGGGAAAATTCTGCAAGTCAGTGTAGACGGTATAAAGGATATACTTTTCTGCCAGGCAGAGGATTTATCTCTTATAGAAACTGTATTACAAACCGATACTTATAAACCCCGCTGTGAACTGATTGCACCGCTTGACTGTATGATGTGGGACAGAAAGCTGATCCGTGCATTGTTTGGCTTTGAATACACCTGGGAAATCTATACTCCGGCTGACAAACGTAAATATGGCTTTTATGTTTTACCGATGCTTTATGGCAACAGTTTTATCGGACGTGTGGAAGCAGTCGCTGACATAAAGAAGAGTACCCTGGTTGTCAAAAATATCTGGTATGAGGATGGAATCAGGCAAACAAAAAAGCTTCAGGCAGCCGTTAATGGCTGTATGAAACGGTTCGCTAAATTTAATGAGTGTGATGTGATTGATTTTGCGTATCTGGATGTATGA
- a CDS encoding N-acetylmuramoyl-L-alanine amidase family protein, whose amino-acid sequence MAYNNGNNGFKLGGEGREVSNILRNSVAYHNNLDGITDNFNPGELTIENNTSFDNRRFNIIMRPSPYKTDSDGNLIADGTVVNNVSYRTASYSASLDKVYDDKIAAKEISNNYFYKNGMNAITSDNFFSLNPGECFSRVNGRIVFGDFLRLAKDSVIRSAGAGADLPGINDPEPEPKPEPEPKPEPKPEPEPKPEPEPEPKPEPGKNTGGGSNSDRDYGIKNQSDETKGSWKKDGVGWRYQRQDGSYLKEEWVKVNGTWYYFGLACYMVTGWNEVGGIWYFMDQNGAMKTDWVMWNGTWYYMNLDGSMAVGWIKVHDKWYYLNQSGECLMNTITLDGYRVDENGAWVK is encoded by the coding sequence GTGGCATACAATAATGGGAACAATGGATTCAAGCTTGGAGGAGAAGGCCGGGAGGTCAGTAACATCTTAAGAAACAGTGTGGCATACCACAATAATCTGGATGGAATTACAGATAATTTTAATCCGGGAGAACTGACAATCGAAAATAATACCTCCTTTGATAACCGGCGTTTTAACATCATTATGCGCCCCAGTCCTTATAAGACAGATTCAGACGGAAATCTGATAGCCGACGGCACTGTGGTAAATAATGTATCATATCGTACTGCATCCTACAGTGCCTCCCTTGATAAAGTATACGATGATAAAATTGCGGCCAAAGAAATAAGCAATAATTATTTTTATAAAAACGGAATGAATGCCATAACATCCGATAACTTCTTTTCCCTGAATCCGGGGGAGTGCTTTAGCAGAGTTAATGGAAGAATCGTATTCGGCGATTTCCTGCGTCTGGCAAAGGACAGTGTCATAAGGAGTGCAGGTGCAGGTGCGGATCTGCCGGGAATCAACGATCCTGAACCGGAACCTAAGCCGGAACCAGAGCCAAAACCGGAGCCAAAACCGGAGCCTGAGCCAAAACCAGAGCCAGAGCCTGAGCCAAAACCAGAGCCGGGAAAGAATACCGGCGGCGGTTCTAATTCAGACAGAGATTATGGCATAAAAAACCAGTCCGACGAAACAAAGGGAAGCTGGAAAAAGGATGGAGTAGGCTGGCGCTACCAAAGGCAGGATGGATCGTATCTGAAGGAAGAGTGGGTAAAGGTAAACGGAACATGGTACTATTTTGGACTGGCCTGCTACATGGTCACCGGCTGGAATGAAGTCGGCGGAATCTGGTATTTTATGGACCAGAACGGTGCAATGAAAACAGACTGGGTGATGTGGAACGGAACATGGTATTATATGAACCTTGACGGATCTATGGCGGTGGGCTGGATCAAAGTCCATGACAAATGGTATTATCTGAATCAGTCAGGAGAATGCCTGATGAATACGATTACGCTAGACGGATACCGGGTTGATGAGAATGGAGCCTGGGTAAAATAA
- the tyrS gene encoding tyrosine--tRNA ligase: protein MKIYDELKARGLIAQVTNEEEISKMVNEGKAVFYIGFDPTADSLHVGHFMALCLMKRLQEAGNKPIALIGGGTGMVGDPSGRSDLRQVMTVETIQHNCDCFKKQMSRFIDFSEGKALMVNNADWLLNLNYIDFLREVGPHFSVNRMLTAECYKQRMEKGLSFLEFNYMIMQSFDFYELFNRYGCNMQFGGDDQWSNMLGGTELIRRKLGKDAHAMTITLLLNSEGNKMGKTQSGAVWLDPEKTTPFDFFQYWRNIADADVLKCLRMLTFLPIEQINEMDSWEGSQLNEAKEILAYELTNLVHGEEEAERARESARALFTGGNAADMPTCELEEADFTDGSIDILAILQKSGLAPTRSEARRNVEQGGVTVEGETVSDVKAVFAKEQFSGDGMIVKRGKKKFVRIVVK from the coding sequence ATGAAAATTTATGACGAATTGAAAGCCCGCGGCCTGATCGCCCAGGTGACGAATGAAGAAGAAATCAGCAAAATGGTAAATGAAGGAAAAGCCGTATTCTACATCGGATTTGATCCCACGGCCGACAGCCTTCACGTAGGTCATTTTATGGCCCTGTGCTTAATGAAGCGCCTTCAGGAGGCAGGCAATAAACCCATCGCCCTGATCGGAGGTGGAACCGGTATGGTTGGAGATCCTTCCGGAAGAAGCGACCTTCGGCAGGTGATGACAGTGGAAACGATCCAGCATAACTGTGACTGCTTTAAAAAGCAGATGAGCCGTTTTATCGACTTTTCCGAAGGAAAGGCTCTTATGGTTAATAATGCAGACTGGCTTCTTAACTTAAATTACATTGATTTCCTCAGAGAGGTTGGCCCTCATTTTTCCGTCAACCGTATGCTGACCGCGGAATGCTATAAGCAGCGTATGGAAAAAGGCTTAAGCTTCCTGGAATTCAACTACATGATCATGCAGAGCTTTGACTTCTATGAGCTGTTCAACCGTTACGGCTGCAACATGCAGTTTGGAGGAGATGACCAGTGGAGCAATATGCTTGGCGGCACAGAGCTGATCCGCCGGAAGCTGGGAAAAGATGCTCATGCAATGACCATCACCCTGCTACTAAATTCCGAGGGAAATAAGATGGGTAAAACCCAGTCCGGTGCTGTATGGCTTGATCCGGAAAAGACGACTCCTTTTGACTTTTTCCAGTACTGGAGAAACATTGCCGATGCAGATGTGTTAAAATGCCTGCGTATGCTTACCTTCCTTCCCATTGAGCAGATTAACGAGATGGACAGCTGGGAAGGCAGCCAGTTAAATGAAGCAAAAGAAATCCTTGCCTATGAGCTGACGAATCTGGTTCATGGGGAAGAGGAAGCGGAAAGAGCAAGAGAGAGTGCCAGAGCGCTGTTTACCGGCGGCAATGCGGCAGATATGCCGACCTGTGAGCTGGAAGAGGCAGATTTTACGGACGGAAGCATTGACATCCTGGCCATTCTTCAGAAATCCGGTCTGGCTCCTACCCGTTCCGAAGCAAGGCGCAATGTGGAACAGGGAGGAGTAACCGTAGAAGGCGAAACTGTTTCCGATGTGAAAGCCGTTTTTGCAAAAGAACAGTTTTCCGGAGATGGGATGATCGTAAAACGCGGTAAGAAAAAGTTTGTAAGAATAGTTGTAAAGTAA